In Argiope bruennichi chromosome X1, qqArgBrue1.1, whole genome shotgun sequence, a single window of DNA contains:
- the LOC129958631 gene encoding EH domain-binding protein 1-like produces MTSVWKRLQRVNKRAAKFQFIVSYQELVVEGTPKWHPSELCVAWTRRSRRVVTEPLEWKPTLSNPLRGSVVWPVPENKEATITLFRDQRSNEFEDKLWTFYIEDISKSGKPRQIACANINMKLYASVTPHQKDIKINLKPMSKKVAEVCLRFTLSCKLIKEGKATDEDMLSIASLMSMESVTAPDVGNLDDFDDDISVNKSETAVKISELAAQFNFLAQGVDVDNSKTMEVQVITPKALPSDDSLCSLTDQNTSDQISSSVTSLPDNSSIEQKCDDSFEGLSLNSENEADKSLMGIDDLLTWCKEVTKGYKGVNVTNMTRSWRDGLAFCAVIHHFRPDLIDFESLNPHNIKDNCKKAFDAAESLGIPKVMEHTDMVILAVPDKLAVMTYLYQLKAFFSGQKLDPVSSFPVSSDQNQNLGTESDFENVAKSHCNDLDNNENTKSTSSLEDIRDCSEPLLPASPNNNSDSTINIKSVDEIDNSFKMKNIDKYPVSALKTKSVDSTNQENRKLEMHTLNKTSLDANKNVRPVSDKFSSTKTVSDKFSSISKFIRKSKPQTTAPPQVKSPKPLTPTELSNNSANNIEVNKKSANFSEEPRPKLMTRKQLMNPFDSDSEEEELLALQSGLPGSASTPMRKSNESNNGSSISPADGNKNLNSLAYQCRGVSPIIADEVIDPEKTESLLPYDLSDIEVPELLDLSPTRATKNSAPSPHCSDSDKSKLSISREEQLKERAHYLLEMTRKEVENRGTSSFLSKGNRDDERQMMLREKARRLIAETRKGIKPNLDSFYPPVSSATDVVNRNINSTDKNIPVNVVENQSPKILATNLNSTVSNDKKNFTNLNTLDDSHYIDAELKDLDKKQKQIDQMASELEKRLRFAMKVNNEVLEDKLMKKWFSLVNQKNALLRRQMQLNILEKECDLEKRYEFLNEELRALLVREEWQKTEADKAREKLLLEELVIIVNKRDELVRELHTQEQAIEEDELVIQDTQGVMLRPERGCIIQ; encoded by the exons ATGACTTCTGTGTGGAAACGTCTTCAACGAGTAAACAAAAGGGCtgcaaaatttcagtttattgttTCTTATCAAGAACTTGTAGTTGAAGGTACTCCTAAATG gcATCCCTCTGAATTGTGTGTAGCTTGGACTAGACGAAGTAGAAGAGTAGTAACAgaa CCATTAGAATGGAAACCAACACTTTCAAATCCATTAAGAGGCTCTGTAGTATGGCCTGTGCCAGAAAATAAAGAGGCAACAATTACGTTATTTCGAGACCAAAGAAGTAATGAATTTGAAGACAAGCTTTGGACATTTTATATTGAAGAT atCTCCAAATCAGGAAAGCCTAGACAAATAGCTTGTGCTAATATAAATATGAAGCTATATGCAAGTGTAACACCCCAtcagaaagatattaaaattaacttaaaaccGATGTCAAAAAAAGTTGCTGAAGTGTGTTTGAGGTTTACATTGTCATGTAAGCTTATTAAGGAAGGCAAAGCAAC ggaTGAAGATATGTTGAGTATAGCTAGTTTGATGAGCATGGAAAGTGTCACAGCGCCTGATGTTGGTAATCTGGATGACTTTGATGATGATATTAGTGTAAATAAATCTGAAACTGCTGTTAAAATATCAGAACTTGCTGCACAGTTTAATTTTCTTGCTCAGGGTGTAGATGTAGATAATTCTAAAACTATGGAAGTGCaag tgaTTACTCCAAAAGCTTTACCAAGTGATGACAGTTTATGTAGCCTAACTGACCAAAATACTTCAGATCAAATCTCTTCAAGTGTTACCTCATTACCCGATAACAGTTCAATTGAACAGAAGTGTGATGATTC GTTTGAAGGATTGAGTCTCAATTCTGAAAATGAAGCAGATAAGAGCTTAATGGGCATTGATGATCTTTTAACTTGGTGTAAAGAAGTAACTAAAGGTTATAAAGGGGTCAATGTTACAAATATGACAAGATCTTGGCGGGATGGTTTAGCTTTTTGTGCTGTTATCCATCATTTTCGACCtgatttgattgattttgaatcattaaatcCTCATAATATAAAAGACAATTGCAAAAAG GCATTTGATGCTGCTGAAAGTTTAGGAATTCCTAAAGTGATGGAGCATACTGACATGGTCATTTTAGCTGTTCCTGATAAATTAGCTGTCATGACTTATTTGTATCAATTGAAAGCATTCTTTAGTGGACAGAAATTAGATCCTGTGAGTTCGTTTCCTGTTTCATctgatcaaaatcaaaatttaggaaCTGAAAGTGATTTTGAAAATGTTGCTAAGTCCCATTGCAATGACTTAGACAATAATGAAAATACGAAATCCACTTCTAGTCTAGAAGATATTCGAGACTGTTCAGAACCTCTACTTCCGGCATCTCCTAATAATAACAGTGATAGTACTATTAATATAAAGTCTGTAGATGAAATtgacaattcatttaaaatgaaaaatattgataaataccCTGTTAGCGCACTTAAGACAAAATCTGTTGATTCTACTAATCAAGAAAATcgtaaattagaaatgcatacCCTAAATAAAACATCTTTGGATGCTAATAAGAATGTGAGACCTGTTTCCGACAAATTCTCATCAACCAAAACAGTGTCTGATAAGTTTTcatcaatatcaaaatttattcggAAATCAAAGCCACAAACAACTGCTCCTCCTCAAGTTAAATCTCCAAAGCCATTGACGCCCACGGAACTGTCGAACAATTCTGCGAATAATATAGAAGTCAATAAAAAATCAGCTAACTTTTCCGAAGAACCTCGTCCAAAATTGATGACTCGAAAGCAGTTAATGAATCCTTTTGATTCTGATAGTGAAGAAGAAGAGTTACTTGCATTGCAAAGTGGTCTTCCTGGTAGTGCGTCAACACCCATGAGAAAAAGTAATGAAAGCAATAATGGATCGAGTATTTCGCCCGCAGACGGCAACAAGAATTTGAATTCTTTAGCTTATCAATGCCGAGGTGTCTCGCCAATAATTGCTGATGAAGTAATTGATCCTGAAAAAACGGAAAGTTTATTACCCTATGATCTTTCCGATATTGAAGTACCAGAACTTCTTGATCTTTCTCCAACTAGAGCCACGAAAAATTCTGCACCATCACCACATTGCTCCGACAGTGATAAATCTAAG CTGTCTATTTCTCGGGAGGAGCAATTAAAAGAAAGAgctcattatttattagaaatgacaCGCAAGGAAGTAGAAAATAGAGGAACATCAAGTTTTCTTAGTAAAGGAAAT aGAGATGACGAGAGACAAATGATGCTTAGAGAGAAGGCAAGACGACTCATCGCAGAAACTCGTAAAGGAATAAAACCTAATCTGGATTCTTTTTATCCTCCTGTATCTAGCGCTACTGATGTTGTAAACAGGAATATTAATTCTACTGACAAAAACATACCTGTAAATGTAGTGGAAAATCAGTCTCCTAAAATATTAGCTACAA ATCTAAATTCCACTGTGAGTAATGATAAGAAGAATTTTACCAATCTA aacacTCTGGACGACAGCCATTATATTGATGCTGAGTTAAAAGATttagataaaaagcaaaaacaaattgaTCAAATGGCGTCTGAGTTAGAGAAACGATTACGGTTCGCCATGAAAG tTAATAATGAAGTGTTAGAAGACAAACTCATGAAAAAGTGGTTTTCTCTTGTCAATCAAAAGAATGCTTTATTAAGGAGGCAAATGCAGCTAAATATAtt